A single Ziziphus jujuba cultivar Dongzao chromosome 11, ASM3175591v1 DNA region contains:
- the LOC107432524 gene encoding ABC transporter G family member 10 yields the protein MELPMELPISGGRRIRYTIVTKNLSYKLGTQFDEMKWVCCGWTQKRAEKFILKDVNCEARPWEITAIAGPSGAGKTTLLEILAGKISPRKFSGQVLVNDRTMDTARFRKISGYVTQVDSLFPLLTVEETLVYSALLRRQDGRKEAASRVKQLMKELGLEHVASSRVGGESNHGISGGERRRVSIGVDLVHDPDVILIDEPTSGLDSASALHVVSLLKTMTGNQGKTIVLTVHQPGFRILDLFDRIILLSNGNVAHNGSLSVLEERLKFAGHSIPKHVNVLEFSIDVVQSLVFQNPETFASHFFLKGRNRVRNKNEVSARRFALTENKTENKEEKFPSYPNSQVKEIIILGQRFVSNIFRTKQLFATRVIQALVAGLLLGTIFLNVGSERKKLSLQTQTGFFAFSLTFLLSSTTEGLPIFLQERRILMNETERGAYRVSSYVIANTLVFLPFLLMVCLLYTTSVYWLVGLRKDIDGFLYFSLVVWMVLLVSNSFVACFSALVPNFIMGTSVISGLMGSFFLFSGYFISKKNIPNYWTFMHYLSLFKYPFECFLINEYGGEQGQIKCVEETSSKVCSLYGLGFLRQQGLKESQKWSNLAVMLSFIVGYRVLCFLILWYRCYRTRN from the coding sequence ATGGAGTTGCCAATGGAGCTACCGATTTCAGGTGGCCGGAGAATCCGATATACAATAGTAACCAAAAATCTGTCCTACAAACTAGGCACCCAATTTGATGAAATGAAATGGGTATGTTGTGGTTGGACTCAGAAAAGAGCcgaaaaattcattttgaaggATGTAAACTGTGAAGCAAGGCCATGGGAGATCACTGCTATTGCAGGTCCAAGTGGGGCAGGAAAAACAACACTGCTAGAAATTCTAGCTGGAAAGATTTCACCAAGAAAATTTTCAGGTCAAGTTCTTGTCAATGATCGGACTATGGACACCGCTCGTTTCAGGAAAATATCAGGATATGTCACCCAAGTCGATTCTCTATTTCCATTACTTACAGTTGAAGAAACACTTGTGTATAGTGCTCTGCTGAGACGCCAAGACGGAAGGAAGGAAGCTGCCAGCAGAGTGAAACAGCTGATGAAGGAGCTTGGACTTGAACATGTTGCAAGTTCAAGAGTTGGTGGAGAATCAAACCATGGCATTTCAGGTGGGGAAAGGAGAAGAGTTTCGATTGGAGTTGATTTAGTTCATGACCCTGATGTGATTTTGATCGATGAACCAACTTCAGGATTGGATTCTGCGTCAGCTCTCCATGTGGTCTCATTGCTCAAAACAATGACTGGTAATCAAGGTAAGACCATCGTTTTAACTGTCCACCAACCTGGTTTTCGAATCCTTGATCTCTTTGATCGAATTATTCTGCTTTCAAATGGAAATGTAGCACATAATGGGTCATTGAGTGTTCTTGAAGAGAGGCTCAAGTTTGCTGGTCATAGCATTCCAAAGCATGTCAATGTGCTTGAATTCTCCATTGATGTGGTTCAAAGCTTGGTTTTTCAAAATCCAGAAACTTTTGCTAGCCATTTCTTCCTCAAGGGAAGAAACAGggtaagaaataaaaatgaagtttcTGCAAGGAGATTTGCATTAACTGAAAACAAAActgaaaacaaagaagaaaagttTCCCTCCTATCCAAATTCACAAGTCAAGGAGATTATAATACTAGGACAAAGATTTGTCAGCAACATTTTCAGAACCAAACAACTTTTTGCCACAAGAGTCATACAGGCTCTAGTGGCTGGATTACTACTGGGGACCATATTTTTGAATGTTGGAagtgaaagaaagaaactttCCTTGCAAACCCAAACCGGGTTTTTCGCATTCAGCCTCACTTTCTTGCTATCCTCCACAACAGAAGGCCTACCAATTTTCTTACAAGAGAGAAGAATTCTGATGAACGAGACGGAGAGAGGAGCATACAGAGTTTCCTCCTATGTTATAGCAAACACCCTAGTGTTTCTTCCATTCCTTTTGATGGTTTGCCTTCTCTACACCACCTCAGTTTACTGGCTGGTAGGATTAAGGAAGGACATTGATGGTTTCCTCTACTTTTCTCTAGTGGTTTGGATGGTTCTTTTGGTTTCCAATTCTTTTGTAGCATGTTTCAGTGCTCTGGTTCCAAACTTCATCATGGGGACATCTGTTATTTCAGGGTTAATGggatctttctttctcttttccgGCTACTTCATATCGAAGAAAAACATACCCAATTACTGGACTTTTATGCACTATTTGAGTCTGTTCAAATACCCATTTGAGTGTTTCTTGATAAATGAGTATGGAGGAGAGCAAGGGCAGATCAAGTGCGTAGAAGAAACAAGCAGCAAGGTTTGCAGTCTATATGGGCTCGGGTTTTTAAGACAGCAGGGTCTGAAAGAGTCCCAGAAATGGAGCAATTTAGCTGTGATGTTGAGTTTCATCGTTGGTTACAGAGTACTCTGCTTTCTGATTTTGTGGTACAGATGTTATAGAACCAGAAACTAG
- the LOC107432566 gene encoding cold-responsive protein kinase 1 isoform X2, whose translation MTCFSFLFRKRESSSARQPSEIDQGVQNFRVYTYRELFTATQGFSVVNKLGQGGFGSVYKGVFKDGSVAAIKVLSADSRQGIDEFLTEINVIANIEHDNLVKLHGCCVEGSHRILVYGYLENNSLAQTLLGGGHSSIQFSWNARSKICIGVAQGLAFLHEDVQPHIIHRDIKASNILLDKELLPKISDFGLAKLIPPNQTHISTRVAGTAGYLAPEYAIRGQVTRKSDIYSFGVLLLEIVSGRSNTNRRLPAKEQYLLERAWNKHERGELEELVDASLDGDVNMEEACRFLKIGLLCTQDMPKLRPTMSTVVKMLTGEIDISDMVIAKPGLFSEFMDMKDSRSGKEKVNTIDTFETLSGGSGKLANSSSSSGNITTSFATMTFNSIYERSN comes from the exons ATGACTTGTTTCTCTTTCTTGTTCAGAAAAAGGGAATCTTCCTCAGCTCGACAACCGAGTGAAATTGATCAAG GTGTTCAGAATTTTAGAGTGTACACTTATAGGGAATTGTTTACCGCCACTCAAGGTTTCAGTGTAGTAAATAAACTTGGTCAGGGAGGTTTTGGTTCTGTCTACAAG GGGGTGTTCAAGGATGGATCAGTGGCTGCTATAAAGGTATTGTCAGCTGATTCAAGGCAAGGAATAGATGAATTTTTGACTGAAATAAATGTGATTGCAAATATAGAGCATGATAACTTGGTTAAGCTACATGGCTGCTGTGTGGAAGGAAGTCATAGGATTTTGGTCTATGGCTATCTTGAGAATAATAGCCTTGCACAAACATTGCTTG GTGGAGGTCACAGCAGCATTCAATTCAGTTGGAATGCCCGGTCTAAAATTTGCATCGGTGTGGCACAGGGCCTTGCTTTCCTTCATGAGGATGTCCAGCCACATATTATTCATAGGGACATCAAAGCAAGCAATATCCTCCTTGATAAAGAGCTCTTGCCCAAAATCTCAGACTTCGGTCTAGCAAAGCTTATTCCACCCAACCAGACCCATATTAGTACTCGTGTTGCTGGAACAGC AGGATACCTGGCACCTGAATATGCCATACGAGGTCAGGTGACAAGGAAATCAGATATCTATAGTTTTGGCGTTCTGCTTTTAGAAATTGTTAGTGGGAGGTCCAACACAAACAGGCGGTTACCAGCCAAAGAACAATATCTTCTTGAAAGG GCATGGAATAAACATGAGAGGGGAGAGCTAGAAGAGTTGGTGGATGCATCATTAGATGGAGATGTCAACATGGAGGAGGCATGCAGATTTCTTAAGATTGGTCTTCTCTGCACCCAAGACATGCCAAAACTTCGACCAACTATGTCCACTGTTGTTAAGATGCTAACAGGTGAAATAGATATAAGTGACATGGTCATAGCAAAACCAGGATTGTTTTCAGAGTTTATGGATATGAAAGATAGCAGAAGCGGCAAAGAAAAGGTCAACACAATAGATACATTTGAGACGTTATCAGGGGGCTCGGGGAAGCTGGCtaattcatcttcttcatcaggAAACATTACCACTTCATTTGCTACCATGACCTTCAATTCTATATATGAAAGAAGCAATTGA
- the LOC107432566 gene encoding cold-responsive protein kinase 1 isoform X1: protein MTCFSFLFRKRESSSARQPSEIDQVLSGVQNFRVYTYRELFTATQGFSVVNKLGQGGFGSVYKGVFKDGSVAAIKVLSADSRQGIDEFLTEINVIANIEHDNLVKLHGCCVEGSHRILVYGYLENNSLAQTLLGGGHSSIQFSWNARSKICIGVAQGLAFLHEDVQPHIIHRDIKASNILLDKELLPKISDFGLAKLIPPNQTHISTRVAGTAGYLAPEYAIRGQVTRKSDIYSFGVLLLEIVSGRSNTNRRLPAKEQYLLERAWNKHERGELEELVDASLDGDVNMEEACRFLKIGLLCTQDMPKLRPTMSTVVKMLTGEIDISDMVIAKPGLFSEFMDMKDSRSGKEKVNTIDTFETLSGGSGKLANSSSSSGNITTSFATMTFNSIYERSN, encoded by the exons ATGACTTGTTTCTCTTTCTTGTTCAGAAAAAGGGAATCTTCCTCAGCTCGACAACCGAGTGAAATTGATCAAG TGCTTTCAGGTGTTCAGAATTTTAGAGTGTACACTTATAGGGAATTGTTTACCGCCACTCAAGGTTTCAGTGTAGTAAATAAACTTGGTCAGGGAGGTTTTGGTTCTGTCTACAAG GGGGTGTTCAAGGATGGATCAGTGGCTGCTATAAAGGTATTGTCAGCTGATTCAAGGCAAGGAATAGATGAATTTTTGACTGAAATAAATGTGATTGCAAATATAGAGCATGATAACTTGGTTAAGCTACATGGCTGCTGTGTGGAAGGAAGTCATAGGATTTTGGTCTATGGCTATCTTGAGAATAATAGCCTTGCACAAACATTGCTTG GTGGAGGTCACAGCAGCATTCAATTCAGTTGGAATGCCCGGTCTAAAATTTGCATCGGTGTGGCACAGGGCCTTGCTTTCCTTCATGAGGATGTCCAGCCACATATTATTCATAGGGACATCAAAGCAAGCAATATCCTCCTTGATAAAGAGCTCTTGCCCAAAATCTCAGACTTCGGTCTAGCAAAGCTTATTCCACCCAACCAGACCCATATTAGTACTCGTGTTGCTGGAACAGC AGGATACCTGGCACCTGAATATGCCATACGAGGTCAGGTGACAAGGAAATCAGATATCTATAGTTTTGGCGTTCTGCTTTTAGAAATTGTTAGTGGGAGGTCCAACACAAACAGGCGGTTACCAGCCAAAGAACAATATCTTCTTGAAAGG GCATGGAATAAACATGAGAGGGGAGAGCTAGAAGAGTTGGTGGATGCATCATTAGATGGAGATGTCAACATGGAGGAGGCATGCAGATTTCTTAAGATTGGTCTTCTCTGCACCCAAGACATGCCAAAACTTCGACCAACTATGTCCACTGTTGTTAAGATGCTAACAGGTGAAATAGATATAAGTGACATGGTCATAGCAAAACCAGGATTGTTTTCAGAGTTTATGGATATGAAAGATAGCAGAAGCGGCAAAGAAAAGGTCAACACAATAGATACATTTGAGACGTTATCAGGGGGCTCGGGGAAGCTGGCtaattcatcttcttcatcaggAAACATTACCACTTCATTTGCTACCATGACCTTCAATTCTATATATGAAAGAAGCAATTGA
- the LOC107432490 gene encoding protein DJ-1 homolog B — MAISHIPSIGTVTPYSLRLLRSSAPFAPKLSPRISLPKKRFFFFFFSVSASSSAMASSPAPKVLVPIANGSEPLEAVITIDVLRRAGADVTVASVEKQLRVDACHGIKIVADALITGCSQSVYDLITLPGGMPGATNLKNSAVLESLVKKQAEDGRIYAAICASPAVALGGWGLLKGKKATCYPSFMEQLASSANAVEARVQVDGKVITSRGPGTTMEYAVTLVEQLFGKEKADEVSGPLVMRSNHGDDYTIKELNPVKWTFSDNPKILVPIANGTEEMEAVMIIDVLRRAKANVVVASLEDKLEILASRKVKLEADLLLDEAAKLSYDLIVLPGGLGGAQAFANSEKLVSLLKKQNESNRPYGAICASPALVLEPHGLLKGKKATAFPALSNKLSDQSEVENRVVVDGNLITSRGPGTSIEFALGIVEKLFGREKAIELAKTMLVVHP, encoded by the exons ATGGCAATCTCACACATACCCAGCATAGGCACAGTGACCCCTTACTCTCTTCGTCTTTTACGCTCTTCAGCTCCATTTGCTCCCAAACTCAGCCCCCGAATCTCTTTACCAAAGAAgcgcttcttcttcttcttcttctccgtcTCAGCTTCTTCTTCAGCAATGGCTTCTTCTCCCGCTCCTAAG GTTTTGGTTCCGATTGCGAATGGCTCGGAACCGTTGGAAGCCGTGATCACCATCGACGTTCTGCGACGAGCTGGAGCCGATGTTACCGTTGCCTCTGTGGAGAAGCAGCTCCGAGTCGATGCTTGCCATGGGATCAAGATCGTCGCTGATGCTTTGATTACTGGTTGCAGCCAGAGCGTCTACGATCTCATCACTCTACCT GGAGGCATGCCAGGAGCTACAAATCTTAAAAATAGTGCAGTACTGGAAAGCTTAGTGAAAAAGCAGGCTGAGGATGGACGGATTTATGCAGCAATATGTGCTTCACCTGCTGTGGCACTTGGTGGATGGGGTTTACTTAAGGGAAAGAAA GCAACTTGTTATCCATCATTTATGGAGCAATTAGCATCTAGTGCAAATGCTGTTGAAGCAAGAGTTCAGGTAGATGGCAAAGTTATAACAAGTCGTGGACCTGGCACTACCATGGAGTATGCTGTTACGCTGGTTGAGCAATTGTTTGGGAAAGAGAAAGCTGATGAAGTTTCTGGCCCATTG GTAATGCGATCCAACCACGGTGATGACTATACTATAAAGGAGCTAAATCCAGTGAAATGGACATTCAGTGATAACCCAAAG ATTCTGGTGCCTATAGCCAATGGCACAGAGGAAATGGAAGCTGTTATGATCATTGATGTTCTACGACGAGCAAAAGCAAATGTAGTGGTGGCCTCTCTTGAGGATAAGCTAGAAATTCTGGCTTCTCGTAAAGTTAAACTAGAAGCAGATTTGCTCCTTGATGAGGCTGCTAAACTTTCATATGATCTAATAGTTTTGCCT GGTGGGCTTGGTGGTGCCCAAGCATTTGCAAACTCGGAGAAGCTGGTGAGTTTGCTAAAGAAGCAGAATGAATCAAATAGACCTTACGGAGCAATATGTGCTTCCCCAGCCCTAGTCTTGGAGCCCCATGGCTTACTCAAG GGCAAAAAGGCCACAGCTTTTCCTGCGCTGAGCAATAAGCTGTCAGATCAGAGCGAAGTTGAAAACAGGGTGGTGGTGGATGGCAACCTCATCACCAGCAGAGGGCCAGGAACTTCCATTGAGTTTGCTTTAGGAATAGTGGAGAAGCTGTTTGGTCGCGAGAAAGCAATAGAGCTTGCGAAGACCATGCTTGTTGTACACCCTTAG